A region from the Triticum aestivum cultivar Chinese Spring chromosome 3D, IWGSC CS RefSeq v2.1, whole genome shotgun sequence genome encodes:
- the LOC123079804 gene encoding ABC transporter B family member 4 isoform X2, protein MYLKAILRQDIAFFDKEMSTGQVVERMSGDTFLIQDAIGEKVGKIIQLLSTFFGGFVVAFVRGWLLTLVMLSSIPPVAVAGAIVSRMMTTLSTKMQAKYGDAGDIVQQTIGTIRTVVSFNGEKQAITTYNKFIRKAYESARREGAVSGLGVGSIMAILFCSYGLAVWYGSKLIVDRGYNGGIVITIIMSVMVGAMSLGQAAPSITAFAQGQGAAYRMFKTIERQPCIDVYNTTGIILEDIKGDVELKDVYFSYPTRPEHLVFDGFSLRVPSGTTMALVGVSGSGKSTVVSLVERFYDPQSGEVLIDGVDIRRMTLGWIRGKIGLVSQEPVLFSSTIRENISYGKDGLNLEEIRRAIELANAANFIDKLPNGLETMVGERGIQLSGGQKQRIAIARAIIKNPRILLLDEATSALDMESERIVQEALDRVMLERTTIIVAHRLSTVKNADVISVLQHGKIVEQGSHVQLVNKPEGAYSQLIHLQETLQVAEAPNVDPDAIMENSFGSRSFTRKPRSQGSSFRRSNSKGSSFGHSGTHPYPAPCDPMEFNNDQDLEESTDKISSDRKKAPIGRLFYLNKPEALVLALGSIAAAMHGAILPVYGILISSAIKTFYEPPAELLKDSRFWASMFAMLGACALVLIPIEYFLFGLAGGKLVERIRSLTFRSVMHQDINWFDKPEHSSGAIGARLSTDALNVKRLVGENLALNVQTISTIIVGFTIAMVANWKLALIITVVVPLVGFQAYAQMKFLKGLNKNAKLKYEEASQVATDAVGGIRTVASFCAEQKVMDAYEKKCESPTRQGVREGVVGGLGFGFSFLVFYLTYALCFYVGAKFVREGTATFPEVFRVFFVLVLAATGISRTSAVGADSTKASESAISVFEILDRKSKIDSSSEEGMVVANLRGDIEFQNVCFSYPLRPNVQIFTDLSLSIPSGKTAALVGESGSGKSTAIALLERFYDPSSGRILLDGVELPTLKVSWLRLQIGLVAQEPVLFNDTIRANIAYGKQGEASEEEIVAAAEAANAHQFISGLPDGYNTVVGERGIQLSGGQKQRVAIARAVVKDPKVLLLDEATSALDAESERVVQEALDRVMVGRTTVVVAHRLSTVRGADIISVVKNGMIVEKGRHEELMRIKDGTYASLVELSSTSR, encoded by the exons ATGTATCTCAAGGCGATTCTCAGACAGGACATTGCTTTTTTTGACAAGGAAATGAGCACTGGACAAGTTGTTGAGAGGATGTCTGGGGACACATTCCTCATTCAAGATGCCATTGGAGAAAAG GTTGGCAAGATCATACAGCTCCTTTCTACCTTTTTTGGAGGCTTCGTTGTTGCATTTGTGAGAGGATGGCTCTTGACACTTGTTATGCTCTCAAGCATCCCTCCAGTAGCCGTGGCTGGTGCTATTGTGTCAAGGATGATGACAACGTTGTCCACTAAAATGCAAGCAAAATATGGTGATGCTGGAGACATTGTTCAGCAAACTATTGGGACCATTCGAACG GTTGTCTCATTCAATGGTGAGAAGCAAGCTATAACAACATATAACAAGTTCATAAGAAAAGCATATGAGTCTGCTCGTCGAGAAGGTGCTGTCAGTGGCCTTGGAGTGGGTTCAATAATGGCAATCTTGTTTTGCAGCTATGGGTTGGCAGTTTGGTATGGATCTAAATTGATAGTCGACCGAGGATATAATGGTGGCATAGTTATTACTATTATAATGTCCGTCATGGTTGGCGCAAT GTCCTTAGGTCAGGCAGCACCATCAATAACAGCTTTTGCACAAGGTCAAGGAGCAGCATATAGAATGTTCAAGACAATTGAAAGACAACCATGTATTGATGTATATAACACCACAGGTATCATATTGGAAGACATCAAGGGTGATGTTGAACTGAAGGATGTCTACTTCAGCTATCCTACCAGGCCTGAACATTTGGTATTTGATGGATTCTCCTTACGGGTACCAAGTGGAACTACAATGGCACTAGTTGGAGTGAGCGGTAGTGGAAAGTCAACTGTGGTCAGTTTGGTGGAGAGATTCTACGATCCACAGTCTGGGGAAGTCTTGATAGATGGAGTTGACATTAGAAGAATGACTCTTGGGTGGATAAGAGGAAAAATCGGTCTCGTCAGCCAAGAACCAGTGTTGTTCTCGAGTACGATCAGGGAAAATATTTCCTATGGGAAGGATGGTCTTAATCTCGAAGAGATCAGAAGAGCAATCGAGCTTGCAAATGCAGCAAACTTCATTGATAAACTGCCAAAT GGTCTTGAGACAATGGTTGGGGAACGTGGGATTCAGCTGTCTGGAGGGCAGAAGCAAAGAATAGCAATTGCTAGAGCGATTATAAAAAACCCTAGGATATTGCTACTTGATGAAGCAACCAGCGCGCTGGATATGGAATCTGAGAGGATAGTTCAAGAAGCTTTGGATAGGGTAATGTTAGAAAGGACTACAATTATTGTTGCGCATCGCCTAAGCACAGTAAAGAACGCTGATGTCATATCCGTCCTACAACACGGGAAGATTGTGGAACAAG GTTCACATGTACAACTGGTGAACAAACCTGAAGGTGCATACTCTCAGCTGATTCATCTGCAAGAGACTCTGCAGGTAGCAGAAGCCCCTAACGTCGATCCTGATGCAATAATGGAAAACAGTTTTGGCTCTAGGTCGTTCACAAGGAAACCAAGAAGCCAaggcagctcctttaggagatcaaACAGTAAAGGCTCCTCTTTTGGGCACAGTGGTACACATCCTTACCCTGCTCCATGTGATCCCATGGAATTCAACAATGATCAAGACCTAGAGGAGAGTACAGATAAAATATCTAGTGACAGGAAGAAAGCTCCAATCGGCCGACTCTTTTATCTGAACAAACCAGAGGCTCTTGTTCTTGCTCTTGGTTCGATTGCTGCTGCAATGCATGGGGCCATTTTGCCTGTATATGGCATATTGATTTCAAGTGCAATAAAGACGTTTTATGAGCCGCCAGCGGAACTACTCAAGGACTCGAGGTTCTGGGCAAGCATGTTTGCCATGCTGGGTGCTTGTGCACTTGTTCTGATTCCAATAGAGTACTTCTTGTTTGGATTAGCAGGTGGGAAGCTTGTGGAGCGCATACGGTCGCTGACATTCCGAAGTGTCATGCACCAGGACATCAACTGGTttgataaacctgaacactctag TGGAGCAATAGGTGCAAGGCTATCGACTGATGCTCTGAACGTGAAGCGGCTTGTTGGAGAAAATTTAGCACTTAATGTCCAGACTATATCGACCATCATAGTAGGTTTCACAATAGCTATGGTGGCAAACTGGAAGCTGGCATTGATTATCACAGTGGTGGTTCCATTGGTGGGTTTCCAAGCCTATGCTCAAATGAAGTTCCTGAAAGGTCTCAATAAAAACGCAAAG TTAAAGTACGAGGAAGCAAGTCAAGTAGCAACCGACGCCGTTGGAGGAATCAGAACTGTGGCGTCATTTTGCGCAGAGCAGAAGGTGATGGATGCCTATGAAAAGAAATGTGAATCTCCAACAAGGCAGGGAGTGAGGGAAGGTGTTGTTGGTGgcttgggatttgggttttcattCCTTGTGTTCTACCTTACTTATGCTCTCTGCTTCTACGTCGGTGCAAAGTTTGTTCGTGAAGGAACAGCAACATTTCCTGAAGTGTTTCGG GTCTTCTTCGTATTAGTTTTGGCGGCTACTGGGATCTCACGAACAAGCGCAGTAGGTGCAGATAGCACCAAGGCTAGTGAATCGGCCATCTCCGTGTTCGAAATTCTTGACCGTAAGTCCAAGATAGATTCCAGCAGCGAGGAAGGCATGGTGGTTGCAAATCTCAGGGGTGACATTGAGTTCCAGAATGTGTGCTTCAGTTACCCCTTACGCCCAAATGTTCAAATATTCACTGATCTGTCCTTGAGCATTCCTTCTGGAAAG ACGGCTGCCCTTGTTGGAGAGAGTGGAAGTGGCAAGTCCACTGCCATTGCGCTGCTCGAGAGGTTCTACGACCCGAGTTCAGGCAGGATCCTTTTGGACGGCGTGGAGCTTCCGACCCTCAAAGTCAGCTGGCTTCGGCTGCAGATCGGTCTCGTGGCGCAGGAGCCGGTGCTGTTCAACGACACCATCCGCGCCAACATAGCCTACGGGAAGCAAGGGGAGGCTTCCGAGGAAGAGATCGTCGCCGCTGCCGAAGCGGCCAATGCACACCAGTTCATCTCTGGGCTGCCTGACGGGTACAACACCGTCGTTGGCGAGAGGGGGATCCAGCTGTCCGGCGGGCAGAAGCAGCGGGTGGCCATCGCGAGGGCCGTTGTCAAGGACCCCAAGGTGCTCCTGCTGGACGAGGCGACGAGCGCTCTGGACGCGGAGTCAGAGCGCGTGGTGCAGGAGGCGCTGGACCGGGTGATGGTTGGGAGGACGACCGTGGTGGTGGCGCATCGCCTGTCGACTGTGAGAGGCGCCGACATTATCAGCGTGGTGAAAAACGGGATGATAGTGGAGAAAGGAAGGCATGAGGAACTGATGCGGATCAAGGATGGAACCTACGCTTCCCTTGTCGAGCTTAGCTCCACTTCAAGATAA
- the LOC123079804 gene encoding ABC transporter B family member 5 isoform X1: MGGRGREQGGERDDVNGGGEDGADDGHERRPAAARVPLYRMFAFADRTDAALMAVGAATAVANGMAQPLMTFIFGDVIDAFGSAASSRDVLHRVTKVIINFVYLGIGAGLASTLQVSCWTITGERQAARIRAMYLKAILRQDIAFFDKEMSTGQVVERMSGDTFLIQDAIGEKVGKIIQLLSTFFGGFVVAFVRGWLLTLVMLSSIPPVAVAGAIVSRMMTTLSTKMQAKYGDAGDIVQQTIGTIRTVVSFNGEKQAITTYNKFIRKAYESARREGAVSGLGVGSIMAILFCSYGLAVWYGSKLIVDRGYNGGIVITIIMSVMVGAMSLGQAAPSITAFAQGQGAAYRMFKTIERQPCIDVYNTTGIILEDIKGDVELKDVYFSYPTRPEHLVFDGFSLRVPSGTTMALVGVSGSGKSTVVSLVERFYDPQSGEVLIDGVDIRRMTLGWIRGKIGLVSQEPVLFSSTIRENISYGKDGLNLEEIRRAIELANAANFIDKLPNGLETMVGERGIQLSGGQKQRIAIARAIIKNPRILLLDEATSALDMESERIVQEALDRVMLERTTIIVAHRLSTVKNADVISVLQHGKIVEQGSHVQLVNKPEGAYSQLIHLQETLQVAEAPNVDPDAIMENSFGSRSFTRKPRSQGSSFRRSNSKGSSFGHSGTHPYPAPCDPMEFNNDQDLEESTDKISSDRKKAPIGRLFYLNKPEALVLALGSIAAAMHGAILPVYGILISSAIKTFYEPPAELLKDSRFWASMFAMLGACALVLIPIEYFLFGLAGGKLVERIRSLTFRSVMHQDINWFDKPEHSSGAIGARLSTDALNVKRLVGENLALNVQTISTIIVGFTIAMVANWKLALIITVVVPLVGFQAYAQMKFLKGLNKNAKLKYEEASQVATDAVGGIRTVASFCAEQKVMDAYEKKCESPTRQGVREGVVGGLGFGFSFLVFYLTYALCFYVGAKFVREGTATFPEVFRVFFVLVLAATGISRTSAVGADSTKASESAISVFEILDRKSKIDSSSEEGMVVANLRGDIEFQNVCFSYPLRPNVQIFTDLSLSIPSGKTAALVGESGSGKSTAIALLERFYDPSSGRILLDGVELPTLKVSWLRLQIGLVAQEPVLFNDTIRANIAYGKQGEASEEEIVAAAEAANAHQFISGLPDGYNTVVGERGIQLSGGQKQRVAIARAVVKDPKVLLLDEATSALDAESERVVQEALDRVMVGRTTVVVAHRLSTVRGADIISVVKNGMIVEKGRHEELMRIKDGTYASLVELSSTSR, from the exons GTGATCATTAACTTTGTTTATCTTGGTATTGGAGCAGGACTTGCTTCAACACTTC AGGTATCATGCTGGACAATTACTGGAGAAAGACAGGCAGCACGAATCAGAGCTATGTATCTCAAGGCGATTCTCAGACAGGACATTGCTTTTTTTGACAAGGAAATGAGCACTGGACAAGTTGTTGAGAGGATGTCTGGGGACACATTCCTCATTCAAGATGCCATTGGAGAAAAG GTTGGCAAGATCATACAGCTCCTTTCTACCTTTTTTGGAGGCTTCGTTGTTGCATTTGTGAGAGGATGGCTCTTGACACTTGTTATGCTCTCAAGCATCCCTCCAGTAGCCGTGGCTGGTGCTATTGTGTCAAGGATGATGACAACGTTGTCCACTAAAATGCAAGCAAAATATGGTGATGCTGGAGACATTGTTCAGCAAACTATTGGGACCATTCGAACG GTTGTCTCATTCAATGGTGAGAAGCAAGCTATAACAACATATAACAAGTTCATAAGAAAAGCATATGAGTCTGCTCGTCGAGAAGGTGCTGTCAGTGGCCTTGGAGTGGGTTCAATAATGGCAATCTTGTTTTGCAGCTATGGGTTGGCAGTTTGGTATGGATCTAAATTGATAGTCGACCGAGGATATAATGGTGGCATAGTTATTACTATTATAATGTCCGTCATGGTTGGCGCAAT GTCCTTAGGTCAGGCAGCACCATCAATAACAGCTTTTGCACAAGGTCAAGGAGCAGCATATAGAATGTTCAAGACAATTGAAAGACAACCATGTATTGATGTATATAACACCACAGGTATCATATTGGAAGACATCAAGGGTGATGTTGAACTGAAGGATGTCTACTTCAGCTATCCTACCAGGCCTGAACATTTGGTATTTGATGGATTCTCCTTACGGGTACCAAGTGGAACTACAATGGCACTAGTTGGAGTGAGCGGTAGTGGAAAGTCAACTGTGGTCAGTTTGGTGGAGAGATTCTACGATCCACAGTCTGGGGAAGTCTTGATAGATGGAGTTGACATTAGAAGAATGACTCTTGGGTGGATAAGAGGAAAAATCGGTCTCGTCAGCCAAGAACCAGTGTTGTTCTCGAGTACGATCAGGGAAAATATTTCCTATGGGAAGGATGGTCTTAATCTCGAAGAGATCAGAAGAGCAATCGAGCTTGCAAATGCAGCAAACTTCATTGATAAACTGCCAAAT GGTCTTGAGACAATGGTTGGGGAACGTGGGATTCAGCTGTCTGGAGGGCAGAAGCAAAGAATAGCAATTGCTAGAGCGATTATAAAAAACCCTAGGATATTGCTACTTGATGAAGCAACCAGCGCGCTGGATATGGAATCTGAGAGGATAGTTCAAGAAGCTTTGGATAGGGTAATGTTAGAAAGGACTACAATTATTGTTGCGCATCGCCTAAGCACAGTAAAGAACGCTGATGTCATATCCGTCCTACAACACGGGAAGATTGTGGAACAAG GTTCACATGTACAACTGGTGAACAAACCTGAAGGTGCATACTCTCAGCTGATTCATCTGCAAGAGACTCTGCAGGTAGCAGAAGCCCCTAACGTCGATCCTGATGCAATAATGGAAAACAGTTTTGGCTCTAGGTCGTTCACAAGGAAACCAAGAAGCCAaggcagctcctttaggagatcaaACAGTAAAGGCTCCTCTTTTGGGCACAGTGGTACACATCCTTACCCTGCTCCATGTGATCCCATGGAATTCAACAATGATCAAGACCTAGAGGAGAGTACAGATAAAATATCTAGTGACAGGAAGAAAGCTCCAATCGGCCGACTCTTTTATCTGAACAAACCAGAGGCTCTTGTTCTTGCTCTTGGTTCGATTGCTGCTGCAATGCATGGGGCCATTTTGCCTGTATATGGCATATTGATTTCAAGTGCAATAAAGACGTTTTATGAGCCGCCAGCGGAACTACTCAAGGACTCGAGGTTCTGGGCAAGCATGTTTGCCATGCTGGGTGCTTGTGCACTTGTTCTGATTCCAATAGAGTACTTCTTGTTTGGATTAGCAGGTGGGAAGCTTGTGGAGCGCATACGGTCGCTGACATTCCGAAGTGTCATGCACCAGGACATCAACTGGTttgataaacctgaacactctag TGGAGCAATAGGTGCAAGGCTATCGACTGATGCTCTGAACGTGAAGCGGCTTGTTGGAGAAAATTTAGCACTTAATGTCCAGACTATATCGACCATCATAGTAGGTTTCACAATAGCTATGGTGGCAAACTGGAAGCTGGCATTGATTATCACAGTGGTGGTTCCATTGGTGGGTTTCCAAGCCTATGCTCAAATGAAGTTCCTGAAAGGTCTCAATAAAAACGCAAAG TTAAAGTACGAGGAAGCAAGTCAAGTAGCAACCGACGCCGTTGGAGGAATCAGAACTGTGGCGTCATTTTGCGCAGAGCAGAAGGTGATGGATGCCTATGAAAAGAAATGTGAATCTCCAACAAGGCAGGGAGTGAGGGAAGGTGTTGTTGGTGgcttgggatttgggttttcattCCTTGTGTTCTACCTTACTTATGCTCTCTGCTTCTACGTCGGTGCAAAGTTTGTTCGTGAAGGAACAGCAACATTTCCTGAAGTGTTTCGG GTCTTCTTCGTATTAGTTTTGGCGGCTACTGGGATCTCACGAACAAGCGCAGTAGGTGCAGATAGCACCAAGGCTAGTGAATCGGCCATCTCCGTGTTCGAAATTCTTGACCGTAAGTCCAAGATAGATTCCAGCAGCGAGGAAGGCATGGTGGTTGCAAATCTCAGGGGTGACATTGAGTTCCAGAATGTGTGCTTCAGTTACCCCTTACGCCCAAATGTTCAAATATTCACTGATCTGTCCTTGAGCATTCCTTCTGGAAAG ACGGCTGCCCTTGTTGGAGAGAGTGGAAGTGGCAAGTCCACTGCCATTGCGCTGCTCGAGAGGTTCTACGACCCGAGTTCAGGCAGGATCCTTTTGGACGGCGTGGAGCTTCCGACCCTCAAAGTCAGCTGGCTTCGGCTGCAGATCGGTCTCGTGGCGCAGGAGCCGGTGCTGTTCAACGACACCATCCGCGCCAACATAGCCTACGGGAAGCAAGGGGAGGCTTCCGAGGAAGAGATCGTCGCCGCTGCCGAAGCGGCCAATGCACACCAGTTCATCTCTGGGCTGCCTGACGGGTACAACACCGTCGTTGGCGAGAGGGGGATCCAGCTGTCCGGCGGGCAGAAGCAGCGGGTGGCCATCGCGAGGGCCGTTGTCAAGGACCCCAAGGTGCTCCTGCTGGACGAGGCGACGAGCGCTCTGGACGCGGAGTCAGAGCGCGTGGTGCAGGAGGCGCTGGACCGGGTGATGGTTGGGAGGACGACCGTGGTGGTGGCGCATCGCCTGTCGACTGTGAGAGGCGCCGACATTATCAGCGTGGTGAAAAACGGGATGATAGTGGAGAAAGGAAGGCATGAGGAACTGATGCGGATCAAGGATGGAACCTACGCTTCCCTTGTCGAGCTTAGCTCCACTTCAAGATAA